One Phocaeicola dorei genomic region harbors:
- a CDS encoding SusC/RagA family TonB-linked outer membrane protein: MKSMKKSPKQNWESNIRRTPIILGLSAALCMPSAFSYANASDPVAGELVQSVQQGRTVTGKIIDDTGEPLIGVSVLVKGTTVGTITDFDGNYSLEVPSGKNILVISYIGYKTQDITVGKSNQLNIKMEADTQALDEVVVVGYGVMKKRDLTGSIASVKAADIVKSPASNAMEALQGQVPGLDIVRNSGKATSGVTINIRGQRSLSDVKDEFGNNVANAPLFIIDGMQGGDFSDIAPADIESIEVLKDASSTAIYGSQGANGVIIITTKKGAQGKTKFSYNGYFGVNGWAQYPDMLSGEDYMQVRREAARTGGQWNSTADDQKLFTVEEWQAIQNGEWTDWIDEVLHTGLVQSHQVTASGGTEKTTAMLSAGYYQEKGSFKNDKMDKYNLRMNIEHKLGKTVKVGATTQVTHYAQDERAENVLWRAATNAPLGKAYDEDGKVVEYPLGKNGQVSPLVDEASEVAARHHVLKTNLIANGYLDFTPVEGLTFRSNLGTNYAFYRKQDFEGASSIDRLGQNSTSLSKIKSSEKSFVNWDNIISYNKTVKDHTFGATALTSWTQSKYTSVNAQGEGQLVDSYLWHNLGANDKSSYVIGSDYIQHQTFSYALRFNYSYKGRYMLTVSNRWDGNSRLSKGNKWASFPSVAAAWRISDEAFMKNVEALSNLKLRLSWGKTGNSGIMAYGTQSGLTPKTNSAFQDNGYTYYIYNEYVGNENVGWEMSNTWDLGFDIGLFNNRISAVVDLYQTKTTDILLPRTLPTSMGGSNATPFKMYQNIGATMNRGIEVSVNTVNVDNKNFKWNSTLTFAANHEEITDLIDGKDIIGSDSHITTSLLIGRPLKSFYHFINEGIWQENEAEEAAKYFKDSKKTQPFKPGDIKLRDLNGDYIIDDKDETYLGSQSPKWTGGFNNNFSYKNFDLNVYIIARWGQMIDYELTGSYDPQGKGNFPAYLNYWTPENPSNDFPRPAQTNFYNYLGYQTLNYIDGSYWKIKTVSLGYTFPKSLTSKLGVSKLRAYVTANNLFSFAKNHLIQDYDAERGGSAKAPLQRQFIFGLNLDF; the protein is encoded by the coding sequence ATGAAAAGCATGAAAAAAAGTCCGAAACAAAATTGGGAAAGTAATATCAGACGTACTCCCATTATTTTAGGGTTATCGGCAGCATTATGTATGCCGTCTGCATTTTCTTATGCAAATGCAAGTGACCCTGTTGCCGGTGAATTGGTTCAGTCTGTCCAGCAAGGACGTACTGTCACAGGTAAAATCATAGATGACACAGGGGAACCGTTAATTGGTGTATCCGTACTGGTGAAAGGTACAACGGTGGGTACGATTACCGATTTTGACGGTAATTATTCTTTGGAAGTTCCTTCAGGTAAGAATATTCTTGTCATATCTTATATAGGATATAAGACACAGGATATAACGGTGGGAAAAAGCAATCAGCTGAACATTAAAATGGAGGCCGATACGCAGGCTTTGGATGAAGTAGTCGTTGTAGGTTATGGCGTGATGAAGAAACGTGACCTTACAGGTTCTATTGCTTCAGTGAAGGCGGCTGATATTGTAAAATCACCGGCATCTAATGCCATGGAAGCATTGCAGGGGCAGGTTCCGGGTTTGGATATTGTACGTAATTCAGGTAAGGCTACTTCGGGTGTAACCATTAATATTCGCGGCCAGCGTTCACTGTCCGATGTGAAAGATGAGTTTGGTAACAATGTTGCCAATGCTCCGCTGTTTATCATTGATGGTATGCAGGGAGGTGATTTCTCGGATATTGCTCCGGCTGATATTGAGTCTATTGAGGTGTTGAAGGATGCTTCTTCTACGGCAATTTATGGTTCACAAGGTGCTAATGGGGTAATCATTATAACAACCAAGAAAGGTGCGCAAGGCAAAACAAAGTTTTCTTATAATGGTTATTTTGGTGTAAACGGGTGGGCGCAATATCCTGATATGCTGAGTGGGGAAGACTATATGCAGGTGCGTCGTGAAGCTGCTCGTACTGGCGGTCAGTGGAATTCTACCGCCGATGACCAGAAACTTTTCACTGTGGAGGAATGGCAGGCCATTCAGAACGGTGAGTGGACTGACTGGATAGATGAGGTGCTTCATACAGGGCTTGTTCAAAGCCATCAGGTTACAGCGTCAGGAGGTACGGAAAAGACCACCGCGATGTTGTCTGCCGGATATTATCAGGAAAAGGGTTCTTTCAAAAATGATAAAATGGATAAGTACAACTTGCGTATGAACATTGAGCACAAGTTAGGCAAGACCGTAAAAGTAGGAGCTACTACACAGGTCACTCATTATGCACAAGATGAGCGTGCCGAGAATGTGCTATGGCGCGCTGCTACTAATGCGCCTCTTGGTAAAGCATACGATGAAGACGGTAAAGTGGTAGAATATCCATTAGGAAAGAATGGACAGGTGAGTCCGTTGGTGGATGAGGCATCTGAAGTGGCTGCAAGACATCATGTGCTGAAAACAAATTTGATAGCTAATGGGTATTTGGATTTTACTCCTGTTGAAGGATTGACTTTCCGTTCTAATTTAGGAACCAATTATGCTTTTTATCGTAAGCAGGATTTTGAAGGGGCCAGTTCTATTGACCGTTTGGGACAGAATTCAACGTCACTGTCCAAAATCAAATCTTCCGAAAAGAGTTTTGTGAATTGGGATAATATTATCAGTTATAACAAAACCGTCAAAGATCATACTTTTGGTGCCACTGCATTGACTTCGTGGACACAATCCAAATATACATCAGTGAATGCGCAAGGAGAGGGCCAGTTGGTTGATTCATACTTATGGCATAATCTGGGTGCCAATGACAAAAGCTCTTATGTCATTGGATCGGATTATATACAGCACCAGACTTTCTCGTATGCTTTGCGCTTCAACTATAGTTATAAAGGCCGTTATATGTTGACGGTTTCTAATCGTTGGGATGGTAACTCACGTTTGTCTAAAGGTAATAAATGGGCAAGTTTCCCTTCTGTAGCTGCTGCATGGCGCATTAGTGATGAAGCGTTCATGAAGAATGTGGAAGCTCTGAGCAACTTGAAGTTGCGCTTAAGTTGGGGTAAGACAGGTAACTCGGGTATCATGGCCTACGGAACTCAGTCGGGCTTGACTCCGAAAACCAACTCTGCTTTCCAGGATAATGGCTATACCTATTATATATACAATGAATATGTAGGTAATGAGAATGTAGGCTGGGAGATGTCCAATACCTGGGATCTGGGTTTTGATATCGGTTTGTTCAATAACCGTATTTCGGCTGTTGTCGATTTATACCAGACAAAGACTACTGATATCCTGTTGCCCCGTACTTTGCCTACTTCTATGGGTGGTAGTAACGCAACTCCGTTCAAGATGTATCAAAATATCGGTGCAACCATGAACCGTGGTATTGAAGTATCGGTAAATACCGTCAATGTGGATAACAAAAACTTTAAATGGAACTCCACTCTTACCTTTGCTGCCAATCATGAAGAGATTACCGATCTGATTGATGGCAAAGACATCATTGGATCAGATTCGCATATTACGACTAGTTTGTTGATTGGACGTCCTTTGAAATCATTCTATCATTTTATTAATGAGGGAATCTGGCAGGAAAATGAGGCTGAAGAAGCAGCTAAATATTTTAAAGATTCAAAGAAGACACAACCCTTCAAACCGGGTGATATCAAACTGAGAGACTTGAATGGTGACTATATTATTGATGATAAGGATGAAACTTACCTGGGTAGCCAGTCACCGAAATGGACAGGTGGATTCAACAACAACTTTAGTTATAAGAACTTTGATTTGAACGTATATATTATCGCTCGTTGGGGGCAGATGATTGATTATGAGCTGACCGGTTCTTATGATCCTCAGGGAAAAGGTAACTTCCCTGCTTACTTGAACTATTGGACGCCGGAGAATCCGTCCAATGATTTTCCGCGACCGGCTCAGACCAATTTCTATAACTATCTGGGTTATCAGACTTTGAATTACATTGATGGTTCGTATTGGAAGATCAAGACTGTATCACTGGGGTATACATTCCCCAAATCGTTGACTTCAAAATTGGGCGTGTCCAAACTTCGTGCATATGTCACCGCCAATAATCTCTTCTCTTTTGCCAAGAATCATTTGATTCAGGATTACGATGCAGAACGCGGAGGGTCAGCAAAAGCTCCGTTGCAGCGTCAGTTTATATTTGGTTTGAATCTTGATTTCTAA
- a CDS encoding RagB/SusD family nutrient uptake outer membrane protein, with the protein MKYGKKYMFVACAALLLGMQSCDLEEYNPAGSTPDNVYKEQAGFEALVNSAYAFWGGQFYGREDFVLLLNGGGDLWINIANCGYGRQMSKYEELTASVGQIKNTWNRLYEIINDCNAGLERIDQVEFKDKKLRDIRFGELSFMRAYAYWHLVEIYGNVDLRTKETSAESLSMNCYRSSYEDLYDLMLTDAQNAVDNLPVDPYPVKDVGRATSKAAYGLLARIALTRVSYCDSQADKDKYYKIAEDAAQYVIDNQSALKVSLYNTPAEVFDPDNNKTNKEAMFVVTHSTESSLNMQAKNPNRMHMYFHASYSARAGMVQDYEYGNDKNAKSGSMAMMPTRYLLELYNEDIDARYNAWFREEYKLNTPQAYAWTKDQLDYFEKPSSMIGQVIQPGETALLFTKKKIAGKRNLPYAVVDIDDTYAADGSVSKSANFNIHFPTLLKYEDANFENKGLPTNSQVGANDVITMRLPEMYFIVAECEIMKSGGNKEIAKARINDIRRRAAVPGKEAEMEVGVDKMTIDFILEERAREYCGEFMRWFDLKRTGKLVEYVKAHNPDIPLIQPHHAWRPIPQMFLDSILNPDEFGQNEGYN; encoded by the coding sequence ATGAAATACGGTAAAAAATATATGTTTGTAGCATGTGCTGCTCTGTTATTGGGCATGCAATCATGTGATTTGGAGGAATACAATCCTGCCGGAAGTACCCCGGATAACGTGTACAAAGAACAGGCCGGTTTTGAGGCCCTTGTCAATTCGGCTTATGCTTTTTGGGGCGGTCAGTTTTATGGACGTGAAGATTTTGTGTTATTGCTGAACGGTGGTGGCGATCTTTGGATCAATATTGCCAATTGCGGTTATGGTCGTCAGATGTCTAAATATGAAGAATTGACGGCTTCGGTTGGTCAGATTAAGAACACGTGGAATCGTCTGTATGAAATTATAAACGACTGTAATGCCGGTTTGGAACGGATTGACCAAGTGGAATTCAAAGACAAGAAACTGAGAGATATCCGTTTTGGTGAATTAAGTTTCATGCGTGCTTACGCTTATTGGCATTTGGTTGAAATTTACGGTAACGTGGATCTTAGGACCAAAGAAACTTCTGCCGAAAGTCTTTCAATGAATTGTTATCGCAGCAGCTATGAAGATTTATATGATTTAATGCTGACTGATGCGCAAAATGCGGTGGATAATCTGCCCGTTGATCCTTATCCTGTTAAAGATGTAGGTCGTGCGACCTCAAAAGCAGCATACGGCTTGTTAGCGCGCATCGCACTGACACGGGTTTCCTATTGTGACAGTCAGGCAGACAAAGATAAATATTATAAAATCGCTGAGGATGCGGCTCAATATGTGATTGATAACCAGAGCGCATTGAAGGTGTCTTTGTATAATACACCTGCCGAAGTTTTTGATCCGGATAATAATAAAACGAATAAAGAGGCTATGTTCGTTGTGACCCACTCTACTGAGTCATCATTGAATATGCAGGCTAAAAACCCGAACCGTATGCATATGTATTTCCATGCCAGTTATTCGGCAAGAGCAGGTATGGTACAGGATTATGAATATGGAAATGATAAGAATGCCAAGTCGGGTAGTATGGCGATGATGCCTACCCGTTATTTATTGGAATTGTATAATGAGGATATAGATGCTCGTTATAATGCTTGGTTCCGTGAAGAGTATAAACTGAATACACCCCAAGCTTATGCCTGGACTAAGGATCAGTTGGACTATTTTGAAAAACCGTCATCTATGATTGGTCAGGTTATTCAGCCGGGAGAAACAGCGCTACTTTTCACCAAGAAGAAGATTGCTGGCAAACGTAACTTGCCATATGCTGTCGTCGATATTGATGATACCTATGCAGCCGATGGAAGTGTCAGCAAGAGTGCCAACTTTAACATTCACTTCCCGACATTGCTAAAGTACGAAGATGCGAATTTTGAAAACAAAGGCTTGCCTACCAATTCGCAGGTAGGTGCAAATGATGTGATTACCATGCGTTTGCCCGAAATGTATTTCATTGTTGCCGAATGTGAGATAATGAAGTCCGGAGGAAATAAGGAGATAGCTAAAGCACGTATCAATGACATACGCAGACGTGCGGCTGTACCGGGCAAGGAAGCTGAAATGGAGGTAGGAGTGGACAAGATGACGATCGACTTTATTTTGGAAGAAAGAGCACGTGAGTATTGCGGCGAATTCATGCGCTGGTTTGATTTGAAAAGAACCGGAAAATTAGTAGAATATGTGAAAGCTCATAATCCGGACATTCCATTGATTCAACCGCATCATGCATGGCGTCCTATTCCTCAGATGTTTCTGGACTCTATCTTGAATCCGGATGAATTTGGTCAGAACGAGGGATATAATTAA
- a CDS encoding histidine-type phosphatase: MALFKYIVLSVCLCGIHLNGFAQSTREAILEDIARTGGVYYAYPVKEAIATPPPKGYKPFYISHYARHGSRWIQSEQDYKTVVDIFEKAHQAGVLTALGEDVRKRMALVWEDAEGHGGDLTPLGVRQHRGIAERMFQNYPEVFKGSPALSARSTVVLRCVLSMDAFCERLKELNPALQIRREACAKYMKYMNYHTPEAVKFVSHQGPWYEEYRKFKESHTRPDRLVTSLFNSPDYIRKNVNPDELMWGLYWIASDLQNVEIEVSLYDVFQKDELFDLWQVCNYYNYVCDGPAPANGGIMTASARSLLENILDSADEAIRSGTHTATLRFGHDGNIIPLVALLQLGDMWKAETDPDKFYQAWCNFKVTPMAANVQLVFFRKKASDDILVKFMHCEKEVTIPLETDIAPFYHWKDVETYYRHLLHKLP; encoded by the coding sequence ATGGCGCTTTTTAAATATATTGTCCTGTCTGTCTGTTTGTGTGGAATTCATCTGAATGGTTTTGCTCAGTCCACCCGTGAGGCTATATTGGAAGATATAGCCCGGACGGGAGGAGTGTACTATGCTTATCCCGTAAAGGAAGCTATCGCGACTCCTCCGCCTAAAGGGTATAAACCGTTTTATATCAGTCATTATGCACGACACGGTTCAAGGTGGATTCAATCGGAACAGGATTATAAAACAGTGGTTGATATTTTCGAGAAGGCACATCAAGCTGGAGTTTTGACCGCTTTGGGAGAAGATGTTCGCAAAAGAATGGCGTTGGTGTGGGAAGATGCCGAGGGACATGGGGGAGATTTGACCCCTTTGGGTGTGAGGCAACACCGGGGGATAGCCGAAAGAATGTTTCAGAACTATCCCGAGGTATTCAAGGGATCTCCTGCTCTGTCTGCACGCTCTACCGTGGTGTTGCGATGTGTATTGAGTATGGATGCCTTTTGTGAACGGTTGAAAGAACTCAATCCGGCATTGCAGATCCGGCGCGAAGCTTGTGCCAAGTATATGAAATATATGAATTATCATACGCCGGAAGCTGTGAAATTTGTTTCTCATCAGGGACCTTGGTATGAGGAATATAGAAAGTTTAAAGAAAGCCATACTCGTCCCGATCGTTTGGTCACTTCTTTATTTAATAGTCCTGACTATATCCGTAAGAATGTGAATCCTGATGAATTGATGTGGGGACTTTATTGGATTGCTTCAGATTTGCAGAATGTAGAGATAGAGGTGAGTCTTTATGATGTATTTCAGAAAGATGAATTATTTGATCTTTGGCAAGTTTGCAATTATTATAATTATGTATGTGACGGACCTGCACCTGCCAATGGTGGAATAATGACGGCCAGTGCCCGGTCATTGCTTGAAAATATATTGGATTCGGCCGATGAGGCAATCAGGTCCGGGACCCATACGGCGACATTACGTTTTGGGCACGATGGAAATATCATTCCCTTGGTAGCGTTGCTCCAATTGGGCGATATGTGGAAAGCCGAAACGGATCCCGATAAATTTTATCAGGCATGGTGTAATTTCAAGGTCACTCCGATGGCGGCAAACGTTCAGTTGGTTTTCTTCAGAAAAAAAGCTTCTGACGATATACTGGTGAAGTTCATGCATTGTGAGAAAGAAGTTACCATCCCTCTAGAAACGGATATTGCTCCTTTCTACCATTGGAAAGATGTTGAAACATATTATCGTCATCTTTTGCATAAATTGCCATAA